The Propionibacterium freudenreichii subsp. freudenreichii genome contains a region encoding:
- a CDS encoding sugar phosphate isomerase/epimerase family protein — protein sequence MTTTDKAPATRARLGSAPDSWGVWFPDHPQQTTGTRFLDEIAEAGYHWMELGPYGFLPTDPSQLADELAARDLHVSAGTVGGAFHKKDELEALTQEALRVAKLAAAVGGKYLVLLPAMYRDLLSGDYLEDKTLDTEGWKQFIRSCEEVSRAVQQETGLRAVFHPHADSHVETQQQTYRWLDDTDADAVGLCLDTGHIEYGGGDSAEIMRRYPQRIEYMHFKQVDPELMKTVRDKDLAFADAVKLGAICEPPKGIPTAESIAAQMHLLNPELFVIVEQDMFPCDPDDPLPIAARTCGYLRSVPLAL from the coding sequence ATGACCACCACTGACAAGGCGCCCGCCACCAGGGCCCGACTGGGCAGCGCCCCCGACTCGTGGGGAGTCTGGTTCCCCGACCATCCCCAGCAGACCACCGGCACCCGCTTCCTCGATGAGATCGCCGAGGCCGGCTACCACTGGATGGAGCTCGGCCCCTACGGCTTCCTGCCCACCGACCCCTCGCAGCTGGCCGACGAACTGGCCGCCCGCGACCTGCACGTGTCGGCCGGCACGGTGGGTGGCGCCTTCCACAAGAAGGACGAGCTCGAGGCACTCACCCAGGAGGCGCTGCGCGTCGCCAAGCTGGCCGCGGCCGTGGGTGGCAAGTACCTGGTGCTCCTGCCCGCCATGTACCGCGACCTGCTCTCGGGTGACTACCTCGAGGACAAGACGCTCGACACCGAGGGCTGGAAGCAGTTCATCCGCTCGTGCGAGGAGGTCTCACGGGCCGTGCAGCAGGAGACGGGGCTGCGGGCGGTGTTCCACCCCCACGCCGACTCCCACGTCGAGACCCAGCAGCAGACCTACCGCTGGCTGGACGACACCGATGCCGACGCGGTGGGCCTGTGCCTCGACACCGGCCACATCGAGTACGGCGGCGGCGACAGCGCAGAGATCATGCGCCGCTACCCGCAGCGCATCGAGTACATGCACTTCAAGCAGGTTGACCCCGAGCTCATGAAGACCGTGCGCGACAAGGACCTCGCCTTCGCCGATGCGGTCAAGCTGGGCGCCATCTGCGAGCCACCCAAGGGCATCCCCACCGCTGAGTCGATCGCGGCGCAGATGCACCTGCTCAACCCCGAGCTGTTCGTGATCGTCGAGCAGGACATGTTCCCCTGCGATCCCGACGACCCCCTGCCCATCGCCGCCCGGACCTGCGGCTACCTGCGCAGCGTCCCGCTGGCCCTCTGA
- a CDS encoding ferredoxin family protein, protein MIDYLASIPERLAHDAYETDEEESHIEVHQEEARRTGAGKLFVQVCPAHVYSEEPDGTISVEYAACLECGTCLAVAPPGTLTWHYPRGGMGVVFREG, encoded by the coding sequence ATGATCGACTATTTGGCAAGCATCCCTGAGCGTCTGGCGCACGACGCGTACGAGACCGACGAGGAGGAGTCGCATATCGAGGTGCACCAGGAGGAGGCCAGGCGCACCGGTGCCGGCAAGCTGTTCGTGCAGGTGTGCCCGGCCCATGTGTATTCCGAGGAGCCCGATGGCACCATCTCGGTGGAATACGCGGCATGCCTCGAATGTGGCACCTGCCTGGCCGTGGCGCCCCCCGGGACGCTCACCTGGCACTACCCGCGTGGTGGCATGGGAGTGGTGTTCCGCGAAGGCTGA
- a CDS encoding LacI family DNA-binding transcriptional regulator, with translation MTHTAGPGPENPSVTIRQVAARAGVSKSSVSRFLQGGTYLSDAAREAIQAAVDELGYRPNAMARSLTERRTHAIGAMVNDLRQPWFGDFLGGLGAALHHHGYYMVVGDTRVDRHMDERLIHTFLESQVDGIVLAGTMPVTHALSEAIELMPTVIAGSRDFDDSPVDVTTGDDAAAAALVMHHLFDLGHRRIAHLAGPDARSFAIRRDSYRDFMATHGLGGNTMMESSDGTDLGGYDAGRRLLERGGTPPTAVFVSNDFAAAGLLTAAADLGLRIPTDLSVATIDNSFLSRSGTTPLTSVDTHSEEQGRLAGESIIRRILQPASPPQRSLVAPSLRVRRSTAAPAR, from the coding sequence GTGACGCACACAGCAGGCCCCGGCCCGGAGAACCCGTCGGTGACGATTCGCCAGGTCGCCGCGCGTGCCGGCGTCTCCAAGTCATCGGTGTCGCGGTTCCTCCAGGGCGGCACCTACCTGAGCGACGCGGCCCGCGAGGCCATCCAGGCCGCCGTCGACGAGCTCGGATACCGCCCCAATGCGATGGCCCGCAGCCTCACCGAACGACGCACCCATGCCATCGGGGCGATGGTCAACGACCTTCGCCAGCCCTGGTTCGGCGATTTCCTGGGTGGCCTGGGCGCTGCGCTGCACCACCACGGCTATTACATGGTGGTGGGTGACACCCGGGTGGACCGGCACATGGACGAGCGACTCATCCACACCTTCCTGGAGAGCCAGGTCGACGGCATCGTCCTGGCCGGCACGATGCCGGTGACGCACGCCCTGTCGGAGGCGATCGAGCTCATGCCCACCGTCATCGCCGGCAGCCGGGACTTCGATGACTCACCGGTGGACGTGACCACAGGCGACGATGCGGCGGCCGCCGCGCTGGTGATGCACCACCTGTTCGACCTCGGCCACCGCCGGATCGCCCACCTCGCCGGACCGGACGCCCGCTCGTTCGCCATCCGGCGTGACAGCTACCGCGACTTCATGGCCACCCACGGGCTGGGCGGGAACACCATGATGGAGAGCTCGGACGGAACCGACCTGGGCGGATACGACGCCGGGCGTCGCCTCCTCGAACGCGGAGGGACCCCACCCACGGCGGTCTTCGTCTCCAATGACTTCGCGGCCGCCGGGCTGCTCACCGCCGCGGCCGACCTGGGACTGCGCATCCCCACGGACCTGTCGGTGGCCACCATCGACAACTCATTCCTGTCACGGTCGGGCACCACGCCCCTCACCTCGGTGGACACGCACAGCGAGGAGCAGGGACGACTCGCGGGCGAATCGATCATCCGCCGCATCCTGCAGCCTGCGTCGCCACCCCAGCGCAGCCTGGTGGCACCCTCGCTGCGCGTCCGCAGGTCCACGGCGGCACCGGCGCGGTAG
- a CDS encoding SanA/YdcF family protein gives MSAVRRRVSHPLRVILVGMVVLACLVLTGSWALVHGAARDRVFTAHSAPNRDVALVLGAGLNADGSPSLYLAGRLRAAYDLYVSQKVKVILVSGDNRTVTYSEPGAMRSYLRLLGVPDRDVVADYAGLDTYDSCYRARNIFGVNSVTVVGQSYHLDRAVATCRSIGIDDTIGVSDEQSHDTSTWRTGEMREIPANVKFVWDRVTHRKPILGQRETSVTDALAEHDR, from the coding sequence GTGAGTGCCGTGCGTCGTCGTGTCAGCCATCCCCTCCGGGTGATCCTGGTGGGCATGGTGGTGCTCGCCTGCTTGGTGCTGACCGGTTCCTGGGCGCTCGTGCACGGTGCCGCCCGCGACCGCGTGTTCACCGCCCACAGTGCCCCGAACCGCGACGTGGCCCTGGTGTTGGGGGCCGGGTTGAATGCCGACGGGTCGCCCTCGCTCTACCTGGCCGGCCGGCTGCGGGCCGCCTACGACCTGTACGTGTCACAGAAGGTGAAGGTGATCCTGGTCAGCGGCGACAACCGCACCGTCACCTATTCCGAACCGGGGGCGATGCGCAGCTACCTGCGCCTGCTGGGCGTGCCCGACCGCGATGTGGTGGCCGACTATGCCGGGCTCGACACCTACGACTCGTGTTATCGGGCGCGCAATATCTTCGGGGTGAACTCCGTCACCGTGGTGGGGCAGAGCTATCACCTCGACCGCGCGGTCGCCACCTGCCGCAGCATCGGCATCGACGACACCATCGGGGTGAGCGACGAGCAGTCGCACGACACGTCCACCTGGCGCACCGGCGAGATGCGTGAGATCCCCGCCAACGTGAAGTTCGTCTGGGACCGGGTGACCCATCGCAAGCCGATCCTGGGCCAGCGCGAGACCTCGGTGACCGACGCCCTGGCGGAGCACGACCGCTGA
- the argS gene encoding arginine--tRNA ligase: MSSLPSQLSERVQSVAGIDPEMRPATKPQFGHFQSNVALRLAKQQGKPPRQVAQEIVDKLDVGDLCEPVEIAGPGFLNFRLRADVLAGAVTDQLHDPRAGITPTELPQTVVIDYSAPNAAKQMHVGHLRSTIIGDCFNRVLRAKGHTVIAQNHIGDWGRQFGMLIEQALDEKLDLDSLDLAGAEELYKRANAHLKSDDAFADRARERVVKLQNGDADTRAMWRKMIDLSKAGFNKTYARMGVLLTDADYAGESMYNEMLPQVCDDLEQRGIAKLDQGALVVFVKGFDAPAILRNSQGGYGYDVTDVAAVRYRVDDLEANRLIYVVGSEQTYHFNLIFAVCREAGYLPAWVSAQHVGYGMVLGADGKKFSTREGTAVHLNDLLDEAEEHAAPEIALAAIKYADLSNSLQKDYVFDPVRMTQTTGDTGPYLQYAHARVSQILRKADAEGLSGDTISVLDEVPEQELALWLTRFGDAVDEVADELTPHKLCTYLYELATKYSTFYENCPVLKSDGDVRTSRLALCATTKRVLATGLDLLGIAAPERM, from the coding sequence ATGTCGTCCTTGCCCTCGCAGCTGTCCGAACGTGTCCAATCCGTGGCGGGTATCGACCCCGAGATGCGGCCCGCCACCAAGCCCCAATTCGGCCACTTCCAGTCGAATGTGGCGCTGCGCCTGGCCAAGCAGCAGGGCAAGCCACCGCGCCAGGTGGCCCAGGAAATCGTCGACAAGCTCGACGTGGGCGATCTGTGCGAGCCCGTGGAGATCGCCGGGCCCGGCTTCCTCAACTTCCGGTTGCGTGCCGACGTGCTGGCCGGTGCCGTCACCGACCAGCTGCACGACCCGCGCGCCGGCATCACGCCCACCGAGCTGCCGCAGACCGTCGTGATCGACTACTCGGCACCCAACGCCGCCAAGCAGATGCACGTGGGCCACCTGCGCTCCACGATCATCGGCGATTGCTTCAACCGCGTGCTGCGCGCCAAGGGCCACACGGTGATCGCCCAGAACCACATCGGCGACTGGGGACGCCAGTTCGGCATGCTCATCGAGCAGGCACTCGACGAGAAGCTCGACCTCGACAGCCTCGACCTGGCCGGCGCCGAGGAGCTCTACAAGCGCGCCAACGCCCACCTGAAGTCGGACGATGCCTTCGCCGACCGCGCCCGCGAGCGCGTCGTCAAGCTGCAGAACGGCGACGCGGACACCCGCGCCATGTGGCGCAAGATGATCGACCTGTCGAAGGCCGGGTTCAACAAGACCTATGCCCGCATGGGGGTGCTGCTCACCGACGCCGACTATGCCGGCGAGTCGATGTACAACGAGATGCTGCCCCAGGTGTGCGACGACCTCGAGCAGCGCGGCATCGCCAAGCTCGACCAGGGCGCCCTGGTGGTCTTCGTCAAGGGCTTCGACGCCCCGGCGATCCTGCGCAACTCGCAGGGCGGCTACGGCTACGACGTCACCGATGTGGCCGCCGTGCGCTACCGCGTCGACGACCTGGAGGCCAACCGGCTGATCTACGTGGTGGGTTCGGAGCAGACCTATCACTTCAACCTGATCTTCGCCGTGTGCCGCGAGGCCGGCTACCTGCCCGCCTGGGTGAGCGCCCAGCACGTGGGCTACGGCATGGTGCTCGGGGCGGACGGCAAGAAGTTCTCCACCCGCGAGGGCACCGCGGTGCACCTCAACGACCTGCTCGACGAGGCCGAGGAGCACGCCGCCCCCGAGATCGCGCTGGCGGCCATCAAATACGCCGACCTGTCGAACTCATTGCAGAAGGACTACGTCTTCGACCCCGTGCGGATGACCCAGACCACCGGCGACACCGGCCCCTACCTGCAGTACGCCCACGCCCGCGTGAGCCAGATCCTGCGTAAGGCCGACGCCGAGGGCCTGTCGGGCGACACGATCAGCGTGCTCGACGAGGTGCCCGAGCAGGAACTCGCCCTGTGGCTGACGCGCTTCGGTGACGCCGTCGACGAGGTGGCCGACGAGCTGACGCCCCACAAGCTGTGCACCTACCTCTACGAGCTGGCCACCAAGTACTCCACGTTCTACGAGAACTGCCCGGTGCTCAAGTCCGACGGCGATGTGCGCACCTCTCGGTTGGCGCTGTGCGCCACCACCAAGCGTGTGCTGGCCACCGGTCTCGACCTGTTGGGAATTGCGGCGCCCGAACGGATGTGA
- a CDS encoding UDP-glucose dehydrogenase family protein produces MHISVIGCGYLGAVHAACLAGAGHEVVGLDVDARKVAGLQAGEPLFHEPGLAGLLGRTVGHGLRFTTDPGTLGAAEVIYLAVGTPQLGDGQVGAGHGGTGPAGSGPVGNGRATGNPAPDGSGAQGPVAAGRADLSQLDAALRQVEAHASRTHRTLVVGKSTVPVGTAARVAERLSRCDADLVVAWEPEFVREGHAIAGTRAPARLVHGLPDDPEQARFARSQLARCHRGIDAATPRLAVDYATAELVKTSANAFLATKISFINAMAELCDAAGADVTALADALGLDPRIGAGFLDAGIGFGGGCLPKDLRALQARAGELGAQPVADLLGRVDALNLRARDRATDALARLCGGGLAGRRVAILGAAFKPDSDDLRDSPALGIADRARAAGARVTITDPMATGGLRRLRADLEVVDDTLTAATDADVVALLTPWPHYLRLDPAELGEVVAHKALLDGRNALDPDEWKRAGWRYAGMGRR; encoded by the coding sequence ATGCACATCAGCGTTATCGGCTGCGGCTATCTCGGCGCAGTGCACGCAGCCTGCCTCGCCGGGGCGGGCCATGAGGTTGTCGGCCTCGACGTGGACGCCCGCAAGGTGGCGGGCCTGCAGGCCGGCGAGCCACTGTTCCATGAGCCGGGCCTGGCCGGGCTGTTGGGCCGCACCGTGGGCCATGGCCTGCGGTTCACCACCGACCCCGGCACGCTGGGGGCGGCCGAGGTGATCTACCTGGCGGTGGGCACGCCCCAGCTGGGAGATGGGCAGGTGGGAGCTGGGCACGGGGGAACTGGGCCTGCGGGAAGTGGGCCGGTGGGCAACGGTCGGGCCACCGGGAACCCGGCTCCCGACGGATCGGGCGCGCAGGGGCCCGTGGCAGCCGGGCGCGCCGACCTGTCGCAGCTGGATGCGGCGCTGCGTCAGGTGGAGGCCCATGCCTCGCGCACCCATCGCACGCTGGTGGTGGGCAAGTCGACGGTCCCGGTCGGCACCGCGGCCCGGGTGGCCGAGCGGCTGTCGCGGTGTGATGCCGACCTGGTGGTGGCCTGGGAGCCGGAGTTCGTGCGCGAGGGCCATGCGATCGCCGGCACCCGGGCACCGGCCCGCCTGGTGCACGGCCTGCCCGACGACCCCGAGCAGGCCCGCTTCGCGCGCAGCCAGCTGGCCCGCTGCCATCGTGGGATCGACGCCGCGACGCCCCGGCTGGCCGTGGACTATGCCACCGCGGAGCTGGTGAAGACCTCGGCCAATGCCTTCCTGGCCACCAAGATCAGCTTCATCAACGCGATGGCCGAGCTGTGCGACGCCGCCGGCGCCGATGTCACCGCGCTGGCCGACGCGCTCGGCCTCGATCCGCGGATCGGCGCAGGATTCCTCGATGCCGGCATCGGCTTCGGGGGCGGCTGCCTGCCCAAGGACCTGCGCGCACTGCAGGCGCGGGCCGGCGAGCTCGGCGCCCAACCCGTCGCCGACCTGCTGGGGCGCGTGGACGCCCTCAACCTGCGCGCCCGCGACCGGGCCACCGATGCCCTGGCGCGGCTGTGTGGCGGCGGCCTGGCCGGACGCCGGGTGGCGATCCTGGGTGCGGCGTTCAAGCCCGACAGCGACGACTTGCGTGACTCTCCAGCGCTGGGAATCGCCGACCGGGCACGGGCCGCCGGCGCCCGGGTGACGATCACCGATCCGATGGCGACCGGCGGGCTGCGTCGCCTACGGGCCGACCTGGAGGTCGTCGATGACACCCTCACGGCCGCCACCGACGCCGACGTGGTGGCGCTGCTCACCCCGTGGCCGCACTACCTGCGCCTCGACCCCGCCGAGCTCGGTGAGGTCGTGGCCCACAAGGCCCTGTTGGACGGCCGCAATGCACTTGATCCCGACGAATGGAAACGGGCCGGGTGGCGCTATGCAGGAATGGGTCGGCGCTGA
- a CDS encoding FAD-dependent oxidoreductase yields the protein MADEDEDIFDVVVIGGGVAGCTAAYKLAQQGHSVVLIERAAQPGSKNLSGGVFYCRVMEQVFPGFVDNAPVERRITRNVVSFANPTSTVNIDYWDQRLAEPVNAVSVLRAKLDAWLSEQCEEAGVMVMPGVKVDELVIEGGQVVGVRAGEDELRARIVIAADGVNSFIAQQAGIRPKEPKKSLAVGVKSVIALDPATIEQRFHCSGDEGTAYAVVGDCTQGVAGGGFLYTNKESISIGVVLRLDDLVAKGLASSDVHDHFLAHPAIAPLLEGGQLREYGCHLTIEDGPAMVAHELHRAGLMIVGDAAGFTLNTGLTIRGMDLAAGSALAAASAAHRALTDKDYSDESMARYERNLERDFVGQDMRTYAHMPELLDSPRMYGAYGEMIADVMHGMFNMDTRPRTHAIKVATRAFKKSSVRLGELVRDGITALKAL from the coding sequence ATGGCTGACGAAGACGAAGACATCTTTGATGTCGTGGTGATCGGTGGCGGTGTGGCAGGTTGCACCGCCGCCTACAAGCTGGCCCAGCAGGGCCATTCGGTGGTGCTCATCGAGCGGGCCGCCCAGCCGGGTTCCAAGAACCTGTCGGGTGGCGTGTTCTACTGCCGCGTGATGGAGCAGGTGTTTCCCGGGTTCGTCGACAACGCCCCGGTGGAACGGCGCATCACGCGCAATGTGGTGAGCTTCGCCAACCCCACCTCCACGGTGAACATCGACTACTGGGACCAGCGCCTGGCCGAGCCGGTCAACGCGGTGAGCGTGCTGCGTGCCAAGCTCGACGCATGGCTGTCCGAGCAGTGCGAGGAGGCCGGCGTCATGGTGATGCCCGGCGTCAAGGTCGATGAGCTGGTGATCGAGGGCGGCCAGGTGGTCGGCGTGCGTGCGGGCGAGGACGAATTGCGCGCCCGCATCGTGATTGCTGCTGACGGCGTGAACTCGTTTATCGCCCAGCAGGCCGGTATCCGTCCCAAGGAACCCAAGAAGTCGTTGGCCGTGGGCGTGAAGTCGGTGATCGCGCTTGACCCCGCGACGATCGAGCAGCGTTTCCACTGCTCGGGCGACGAGGGCACGGCCTATGCCGTGGTCGGCGACTGCACCCAGGGCGTGGCCGGTGGCGGCTTCCTGTACACCAACAAGGAGTCGATCTCGATCGGCGTCGTGCTGCGGCTCGACGACCTGGTGGCCAAGGGGCTGGCGTCGAGTGATGTGCACGACCATTTCCTGGCACATCCGGCGATCGCACCGCTACTCGAGGGGGGTCAGCTGCGCGAATACGGCTGTCACCTCACCATCGAGGACGGTCCGGCGATGGTGGCCCACGAGCTGCATCGCGCCGGCCTGATGATCGTGGGCGATGCGGCGGGGTTCACCCTGAACACCGGCCTGACCATCCGCGGCATGGACCTGGCGGCGGGCAGTGCGCTGGCGGCGGCCTCGGCCGCCCATCGTGCGCTGACCGACAAGGACTACTCCGACGAGTCGATGGCCCGCTACGAGCGCAATCTCGAGCGTGACTTCGTGGGGCAGGACATGCGCACCTATGCGCACATGCCCGAGCTGCTCGACAGCCCCCGCATGTACGGGGCGTACGGCGAGATGATCGCCGATGTGATGCACGGCATGTTCAACATGGACACCAGGCCGCGCACGCATGCCATCAAGGTGGCGACCCGCGCGTTCAAGAAATCGAGCGTGCGGCTCGGCGAGCTCGTCCGCGACGGAATCACTGCACTGAAGGCGCTGTGA
- a CDS encoding sugar porter family MFS transporter, which translates to MSNAVRDAGGTKPASQQENQLPPFTVGPHSKRLGIIAVIATFGGLLFGYDTGVVNGALTPMKADLGLTSVTEGFVVSILVVGAAFGAIIEGGVSNRLGRRRSIQMLALIFMIGTTGCVLAPTWQVLGIFRFILGLAVGGASAVVPVYLAEIAPVERRGSLVTRNELMIVSGQVSAFIINAIIYQYWGDHLSVWRYMLLVALLPAIGLFFGMLKVPESPRWLMSKGREDDALAVLKLIRAPERAEAELVEMRCLVSADQKAESASWSDLRTPWIRRIVFIGIGIGMFSQFSGINAIMYYGTQLLSNTGFSADTAIMANTLNGLASMMGVTVAVIIMNRINRRTMVITGFCLTTTFHVLVGICALAIPDGVAAKPVVILVLVMCFVFSMQALIGPLTWLLLSEIFPLRVRSFAMGVSVFMLWVANSIVAFAFPPLVEGVGVSTTFFIFAGLGVLAIIFMVRMVPETRNKTLEHFEEEMRQHGEPTAAGS; encoded by the coding sequence ATGTCCAATGCAGTACGTGACGCCGGGGGTACGAAACCAGCGTCGCAGCAAGAGAATCAGCTCCCCCCATTCACGGTCGGCCCGCATTCCAAGCGGCTCGGCATCATCGCGGTCATCGCCACCTTCGGCGGGCTGCTGTTCGGCTATGACACCGGAGTGGTCAACGGTGCCCTGACGCCCATGAAGGCCGACCTTGGCCTCACCTCGGTCACCGAGGGATTCGTGGTCTCGATCCTGGTGGTCGGGGCGGCCTTCGGGGCGATCATCGAGGGCGGCGTGTCCAACCGCCTGGGCCGGCGGCGCAGCATCCAGATGCTGGCCCTGATCTTCATGATCGGCACCACCGGGTGCGTCCTGGCACCCACCTGGCAGGTGCTGGGCATCTTCCGCTTCATCCTGGGACTGGCCGTCGGCGGGGCGTCCGCCGTGGTGCCGGTCTACCTGGCTGAGATCGCGCCGGTGGAACGTCGCGGCAGCCTCGTCACGCGCAATGAGCTCATGATCGTCAGTGGCCAGGTCTCGGCGTTCATCATCAACGCGATCATCTACCAGTACTGGGGCGACCACCTGTCGGTGTGGCGCTACATGTTGCTGGTGGCGCTGCTGCCGGCGATCGGGTTGTTCTTCGGGATGCTGAAGGTGCCCGAGAGTCCCCGCTGGCTCATGTCGAAGGGACGCGAGGACGATGCGCTGGCAGTGCTGAAGCTGATCCGCGCGCCCGAACGGGCGGAGGCGGAGCTCGTGGAGATGCGCTGCCTGGTCAGCGCCGATCAGAAGGCCGAGTCGGCGAGCTGGTCGGATCTGCGCACGCCGTGGATCCGGCGCATCGTGTTCATCGGAATCGGCATCGGCATGTTCTCGCAGTTCAGCGGCATCAACGCGATCATGTACTACGGCACGCAGCTGTTGAGCAACACCGGGTTCTCAGCCGACACGGCCATCATGGCGAACACCCTCAACGGGTTGGCGTCGATGATGGGCGTGACGGTGGCGGTGATCATCATGAACCGCATCAACCGGCGCACGATGGTGATCACCGGCTTCTGCCTCACCACCACCTTCCATGTGCTGGTCGGCATCTGTGCCCTGGCCATCCCCGACGGGGTGGCGGCGAAGCCGGTCGTGATCCTGGTGCTGGTGATGTGCTTCGTGTTCTCGATGCAGGCCCTCATCGGACCCCTCACCTGGCTGCTCCTGTCGGAGATCTTCCCCCTGCGGGTGCGCTCGTTCGCGATGGGCGTCTCGGTGTTCATGCTGTGGGTGGCGAATTCGATCGTCGCCTTCGCCTTCCCGCCGCTCGTCGAGGGCGTGGGCGTGTCCACCACGTTCTTCATCTTCGCCGGGCTGGGGGTGCTGGCGATCATCTTCATGGTGCGCATGGTGCCCGAGACGCGCAACAAGACGCTCGAGCACTTCGAGGAGGAGATGCGCCAGCACGGTGAGCCGACAGCTGCTGGTTCGTGA
- a CDS encoding DEAD/DEAH box helicase — MSTSAFDHFSPAYPGRAPWGTSNRLRAWQAAALEQYRDQAPRDFLAVATPGAGKTAFALRVAAELLSARIIQRITVVCPTEHLKTQWAEAAAKVGIQLDPGLGGSSRRGRSRQFHGTAVTYAGVAARVFHYRARTENFKTLVIFDEIHHAGDALSWGDAIAEAFEPATRRLALTGTPFRSDDTPIPFIRYERHNDGSLHSAPDFTYGYAQALRDQVVRPVLFMAYGGQMHWRTKMGDEVEADLAAPLTKDLSASAWRTALDPKGEWMSAVLGAADARLTQVRSHMPDAGGLVIASDQQLARAYAKILHQITGEPATLVLSDDAGSNERITEFSESQSRWMVAVRMVSEGVDVPRLAVGVYATSVSTPLFFAQAVGRFVRTRRRGETATVFLPTVPIILAHATLLERERDHVIGKPKNDEGDLWAPEEALIAQANAAEGASDDLLGSFEALGSHANFDHVLYDSQAYGLPAEATSQDEADYLGLPGLLEPDQVSALLKERQRKQLRRHDRADRRERVPEAQRLHKALESSRKQLNSLVSQYARSSGVPHSHVHAALRRACGGPELARCTTEQVDERTAMLRRWFMHPEARP, encoded by the coding sequence GTGAGCACCTCAGCCTTCGACCACTTCTCACCGGCCTATCCCGGCCGGGCGCCCTGGGGCACGTCGAACCGGCTGCGTGCCTGGCAGGCCGCCGCCCTGGAGCAGTACCGCGACCAGGCGCCCCGCGACTTCCTGGCCGTGGCAACGCCCGGCGCCGGTAAGACGGCCTTCGCACTGCGGGTGGCGGCCGAGCTGTTGAGCGCCCGCATCATCCAGCGCATCACCGTCGTGTGCCCCACCGAGCACCTGAAGACCCAGTGGGCCGAGGCCGCCGCCAAGGTGGGCATCCAGCTGGATCCGGGGCTGGGCGGCTCGTCGCGTCGCGGCCGCAGCCGCCAGTTCCACGGCACCGCGGTCACCTACGCGGGCGTCGCGGCCCGGGTGTTCCACTACCGGGCACGCACCGAGAACTTCAAGACCCTGGTGATCTTCGACGAGATCCACCACGCCGGCGACGCCCTGAGCTGGGGCGACGCGATCGCCGAGGCCTTCGAGCCCGCCACCCGCCGCCTCGCCCTCACCGGCACCCCCTTCCGCAGCGACGACACCCCGATCCCATTCATCCGCTACGAACGCCACAATGACGGCTCGTTGCATTCGGCGCCCGACTTCACCTACGGCTACGCGCAGGCGCTGCGCGACCAGGTGGTGCGTCCGGTGTTGTTCATGGCCTACGGCGGCCAGATGCACTGGCGTACCAAGATGGGCGACGAGGTGGAGGCCGACCTCGCCGCGCCGCTCACCAAGGACCTGTCGGCGTCGGCCTGGCGCACTGCGCTGGACCCCAAGGGCGAGTGGATGTCGGCCGTGCTGGGGGCCGCCGACGCGCGGCTCACCCAGGTGCGCTCCCACATGCCCGACGCCGGTGGCCTGGTGATCGCCTCCGACCAGCAGCTGGCAAGGGCATATGCCAAGATCCTGCACCAGATCACCGGCGAGCCAGCCACGCTCGTGCTGTCCGACGACGCCGGCTCCAATGAGCGCATCACCGAGTTCTCGGAGTCGCAGAGTCGCTGGATGGTGGCCGTGCGGATGGTGTCCGAGGGCGTCGACGTGCCGCGCCTGGCGGTGGGCGTCTATGCCACCTCGGTGTCGACGCCGCTGTTCTTCGCCCAGGCAGTGGGACGCTTCGTGCGCACCCGGCGTCGCGGCGAGACGGCCACCGTCTTCCTGCCCACGGTGCCGATCATCCTGGCCCACGCCACGCTGTTGGAACGTGAGCGCGACCATGTGATCGGCAAGCCCAAGAACGACGAGGGCGACCTGTGGGCACCCGAGGAGGCGCTGATCGCGCAGGCGAACGCCGCCGAGGGCGCCAGCGACGACCTGCTGGGCAGCTTCGAGGCGCTCGGCTCGCACGCCAACTTCGACCATGTGCTCTACGACTCGCAGGCCTATGGGCTGCCGGCCGAGGCCACGAGCCAGGACGAGGCCGACTACCTGGGCCTGCCCGGCCTGCTGGAGCCCGATCAGGTGAGCGCGCTGCTCAAGGAACGCCAACGCAAGCAGCTGCGTCGCCATGATCGCGCCGACCGACGCGAGCGCGTGCCCGAGGCCCAACGTCTGCACAAGGCGCTGGAGAGCTCGCGCAAGCAGCTCAACTCATTGGTGTCGCAGTACGCGCGCTCCAGCGGCGTGCCCCATTCCCATGTGCATGCGGCGCTGCGGCGTGCGTGCGGTGGCCCCGAGCTCGCGCGGTGCACCACCGAGCAGGTGGACGAACGCACCGCCATGCTGCGTCGCTGGTTCATGCACCCCGAGGCACGCCCCTGA